A region from the Leopardus geoffroyi isolate Oge1 chromosome E3, O.geoffroyi_Oge1_pat1.0, whole genome shotgun sequence genome encodes:
- the LOC123588740 gene encoding cell division control protein 42 homolog, which yields MQTIKCVVVGNGAVGKTCLLISYTTNKFPSEYVPTVFDNYAVTVMIGGEPYTLGLFDTTGQEDYDRLRPLSYPQTDVFLVCFSVVSPSSFENVKEKWVPEITHHCPKTPFLLVGTQIDLRDDPSTIEKLAKNKQKPITPETAEKLARDLKAVKYVECSALTQQGLKNVFDEAILVALEPPEPKKTRRCVLL from the coding sequence ATGCAGACAATTAAGTGTGTTGTTGTGGGCAATGGTGCCGTTGGTAAAACCTGTCTCCTGATATCCTACACAACAAATAAATTTCCATCGGAGTATGTACCGACTGTTTTTGACAACTATGCAGTCACAGTTATGATTGGTGGAGAGCCATATACTCTTGGACTTTTTGATACTACAGGGCAAGAGGATTATGACAGATTACGACCGCTGAGTTATCCACAAACAGATGTATTTCTAGTCTGTTTTTCAGTGGTCTCTCCATCCTCATTTGAAAATGTGAAGGAGAAGTGGGTGCCTGAGATAACTCACCACTGTCCAAAGACTCCTTTCTTGCTTGTTGGGACCCAAATTGATCTCCGAGATGACCCCTCTACGATTGAGAAACTTGCCAAGAACAAACAGAAGCCTATCACTCCAGAGACTGCTGAAAAGCTCGCCCGTGACCTGAAGGCGGTCAAGTATGTGGAGTGTTCTGCACTCACACAGCAAGGCCTAAAGAATGTATTTGACGAAGCAATATTGGttgccctggagcctccagaaccGAAGAAGACCCGCAGATgtgtgctgctatga